In the Rhizobium sp. SSA_523 genome, ACATTGAAATCTGGTAAGGGTAAGCTCCTGGCGGGAGCAAAGTGGCTGGGTGTGGCCTGCGTATGTGCAGCTGTCACGTCCTGTACCTCCACCGAGACAGCGACGGTCAAGCCGAAGCCGAAGAGCAAGGAATATTTCGCCGAGAGCGAATATGGTGTGAAGGCCAGCCCCCGCGTGGTGGGCGACGGACGCGCGGTTCCCAAGGGCGGCGGACGCTTCATGGTCGGCAATCCCTACGAGGTCAAAGGCAAGACCTATGTGCCGAAGGAAGACCCGAAATATAATCGCAGCGGACTTGCCTCCTGGTATGGCTCCGCCTTCCATGGCCGCTTGACGGCCAATGGCGAAGTCTATGACAGCGCGCATATTTCGGCCGCGCATCCGACCTTCCCGCTGCCGAGCTATGCCCGCGTCACCAATCTCAACACCGGCTCTTCCGTCATCGTGCGGGTGAATGATCGCGGTCCTTTCCATCCCGGCCGCATCATCGATGTATCCAGCAAGGCCGCCGAACTTCTCGACTTCAAGCGCACCGGCACCGCCAATGTGAATGTGCAGTATGTGGGCCGGGCGCGCATGGACGGGCGCGACATGCCCTTCCTCATGGCATCCTATGTCCGCAAGGGCGATCGTCTTCCGGGCATCCAGCCGGATGGGCAGATCGCTTCGGGCGTGATGGTCGCGTCGAACCAGTCGCTCGGCGACCAGCTGCAGACCTATGGCGGCAATCTTCCCACCCCGACCGCCTTCGCCGGCGCCACGCCGAGCGGACCGCGCGCCAAGGCGCCGTCCGCCGCCTTTGCCGCAGCAAGCCAGGCGGCAACCATCGAGGCGCCGGCAGGCGATCTGCCCTCCACCGGGCCGCTGCCGTTCAACCGCCCCTCCGGCGCAACGGTCGCCTCGGTGCAGGTGGCAAGCTTCCCGGCGGCGCCGAGCGCGCCCGTGGCGGCCGCACCGAAGCGCCGTGCGGCGGCGATCGCGCCGGCCGTCTCCGAACATCCGGCACCGCAGCCGCGTGCGGCCAGAACTGCCCAGCCTCGTCCGGCAGCCGCAGCCCCAGCCCCGGCGCGCGTCGAAGCGGCCTATTCGGCGCCTGCTCCCAAGAGCCAGGAGCCGCGCGTCATCTTCGGCGATGTTGTGTTGCGCGGCGACGGCTCCATGGAGCATGTTCCGACCCCGGGCCTTGGGAAATCCGGTCGGCCCTGATCGGGCCCCTCTGATCAGATCTGCCGGAGGTCAGCCCCCCGTCCGTGCCGGAACACTGCGCCCGCAGCCGGCGCGAGGCGCTTGCCTGTGGACAGAATATGCCATTTGATACCCAGTTGATGCGATCTCGCTGATCACAGGTCAAAATCAGACCGCAAGACGGCTGACGAGGAGTTCGATGCGACTGCGCTATCCCACCATCTGCAAAAGCCTGCCTCTTCTTTTTGCTCTGGCTTTGACGCCGGCGGCCGCATCCTTCGCGGCCGATGCCAGGCTTGCCGATCTGAAGGCCAAGCAGATCTATCTCGTCGAGAACAAGACGGGCACGGTTCTCCTGGCGGAAAACGAGAACCAGGCCTTTCCGCCGGCATCGCTCGCCAAGCTCATGACGATGGACCTGGTCTTCGAAGCGCTGCGCCAGGGTGAGGTCACTCCGGCGACCGTGTTCAAGGTCTCGGAAAATGCCTGGCGCACCGGCGGCGCGCCTTCGGGCACGACCACCATGTTCGCGGCTCTGAAATCCGATATACCGCTGGAGGATCTGATCAAGGGCGTGGTCATCCAGAATGCCAATGATGCCTGCATCGTGATCGCCGAAGGCATGGCGCTGACGGAGGAGCAATTCGCGCGGCGCATGACGGCCCGTGCGCGTGATCTCGGCATGATGCGCAGCACCTTCGGCAATTCCACCGGCCTGCCGGATGCGCTGAGCGTCACGACAGCACATGACATGGTGCGGCTGGCGCAGCATATCCACAGCCAGTATCCCGACCTCTATCGCCTTTACGCACAGCCGGATTTTACCTGGAACAAGATCTTCCAGCGCAACAAGAACCCGCTCCTGCAACTCGGCATCGGCATTGACGGGCTGGGTGCGGGCTTTGCCGAGGGGCATGGTTTTGCGGCGGTGGCATCCGTCGAGCGTGACGGCACGCGGCTCTTCCTCGCCATGGGCGGGCTTGCAAGCGACAAGGAGCGGCAGGAAGAGGCCCGCCGGGTTCTGGAATGGGCGCTCACCAGTTTCGAGACCCGCCAGATCTTCGAGGCCGGCGAACAGGTGGGGGAGGCGGCGGTCTATGGCGGAGCCAGCTCGCATGTGACGCTTGTTGCGGCAGAAGCGGTGGACGCCTATGTGCCGACCCGCAATGCCGAACGGCTGTCCGGCCGGATCGTCTATGAATGGCCGCTGCGCGCGCCGGTTCGGCAGGGCCAGAGCGTTGGCGTGCTGAAGATCTTCGAAGGCGATCGCCAGATCAAGGAAGTGCCGCTGCAGGCCGCCGGCGATGTGGCGGAGGGCACGCTTCTCTCCAAGGCAACGGATGCGCTTCTCGAACTGATGTTCTTCTGGATCTGAGCCGGCGGTGACCCTGTATCGGCGGCTCGCCGATCTGCCCGCGACCATCAGCTTCGTTCCGGACATACGCGATCCGGGGGATACGCGATAGGAACAAGCCTCAGGCACTGCCTTCAGCTATGAGGCATGAAGCGACTATTCCAATCATAAATCCATATGAGCAAGTATAAATCGTTCTATTTCCCCTTTTTTCTCTAGCTTCATAATATATTCACACGGAGGGAATATAGACGGCGACGTATCAAGTCAGAGTTATATTCCTTTATTCGTTTAAATCAACATTATCTCTGTCCTGCGGCGGGCATAGCCCAGCCTGGGCGTGACCGGCGGGATCGGGCGGTCAACCGACGTCTTCAGCGTTTGTCTTGTTCAATGAGGTCGAATTGCGCGCACGGTCAATGGAGCGGGGGCAGGGGACACGCGGCTGGCTGGGCGCGGCATCGTCCCATTTGCTTTTCGTTTACAAGACATTAGCTTCGCATTTCCGCTATTACTTCCCGGCGACGATCATGGCCGCGCTTGTGCTGTTCCTGGGTGCCTATGCGCAGGAACAGAACGATCTCTTGCAGCGGGCAGCGCTTCGCCAGCAGGTTGCGGCAAAGGTGAGCCTGATACAGTCGCGTCTGGCGGCAAGTGTCGATGCCAATATCATGCTGCTTCAGGGGCTGGCCTCCACCCTTGCCCTCTATCCGGAGATTGAGGAGGACCAGTTCAAACGCCTGGCGCGGCGGATCATGGAAGTTCCGTCGCAAGTGCGTGACATCGCGTTCGCACCGGATGCCAGGATCCGTTACGCCTATCCGCCCTATTTGCAGAAGCAACTGGCCGGTCATGATTATGCGCGCGATCCGCTGCTGCAGCAACTGGTCAAGCGCGCCGTCACCGTCAATAATGAGGATGGTCGCGCCGCAACGCAGCCTTTCTCGAAGCAGGGCCAGACGCGCATTATGATCAGCTACCCCCTGGTGTCCGATGACGCCGACGGGGGGCGCGTATTGAAGGGTTTGCTGACCGGCTCGATCGATCTGAATGCCCTCATCTGTTCGGCAGGTCTTTGCGAGGAACAGGAAACCCTGCCGCTCATCGTCTCGCTTCGCTCTCAGACGAGCGGTCTCGACGACAGTCTCGCCATTTACGGCACGGCGGCGGCAACCCGTGACGCGCCGGTCAGCGCGACGATGCGGTTCCTCAACACCGTCTGGTTCCTGGAGGCTGTGCCGAAACAAGGCTGGGGGGATGCGACGAACCTGTCCGGCCTTCAGCTGAAAATCTGGAGCGTGGCCTTCGCCGTGATTGCGCAGCTGCTCTTCACCATGCGCCTGCTTGTGCAGCGCTCCAGCCATTTGACGGCCTTGCGCGAAAAGGAAAGCAGCCTGCTTGCCTTGACGCGCCGCCATGAAATCGCCCTGGAAGGATCTTCGGTTGGTCTGTGGGAAATGGACCTGTCCGCCAATGCCTTCTATGCCGATGAGCGGATGGCGAGGCTTTATGGCTGCAGCGGTTCGAGCGAATGCCGCCTGATCGACGATTTCGAAGCCTGCATCCTGCCGGAGGATCTGCCGGAGATCCACCGAACCTACGATGCGGCAGCGTCCTCACGGAACAATTTCGAGGTCCGGTTCCGCATTCGCCGCCGCAATGATGGACGGTTGCGGCACATTCGTTCGCTCGGGCGGTTCTACGGCGATGGCCCGCGCCGCAAGCTGGTCGGGCTGCAACAGGACATTACCGCCGATATGGAGATGCGCGCCATGCTTGAAGAGGCGCGCGCCCGCACCGAGGCCAATAATCGCGATCTTGCGAAGGCTCATGCAGAGTCCGAGCATGTTTCCCTGCATGATGCGCTGAGCGGCTTGGCCAACCGGCGCTATTTCGATCGGGTTCTGTCCGAGCTGGACAGCGAGGCACAGGCGAACACGCCCTTCCTGCTCCTTCATATCGATCTCGACCGCTTCAAGCAGGTCAACGACACGCTGGGCCATGCGGCCGGCGACGCCGTGCTCCGGGAAACCGCCAAACGCATCATGGATGTGCGGCGCGAACGGGATTTCGTCGCCCGCATCGGCGGCGATGAGTTCGTGGTGATCTGCCGCGGCGCCGAGCCATCCTTTACCGGGGAGAGCCTGGCAAAGCGGCTGATCGACGCGCTCAGCCTTCCCATCGTCTATCAGGGTCACGAATGCCGGATCGGGGCAAGCATCGGGATTGCGCGGCGCGATCGCGCCGGACCAGGCGCTGAAGAGGTGCTGGCCAATGCCGACCGGGCGCTTTACGCCGCAAAGCGCGGCGGACGCAACCGCTTTGAAATCTTCAATCCGGCAAGACATGGGACCGAGCCCGACCCGCCGCAGCAACAGCAGCCAGCGGCGACATTTGAAGACGCCCTATGATCCACAGCGCTTCCTATTCGGTCGCGCGCCTCACCGCAAAGGACATAAACCCATGCGCCTTCGTATGACATGTATGTGCGCCGCCACTCTCATGCTCGGTCTCGGCCTCTCCGCCGCGCAGGCCAAGGATCTCAAGCAGATGAGCTGGAGCGAGGTTGTGGCAGCCGCCCAGGCCGAAAAAGAAGTGGTGTGGCGCCACTGGTACAAGCAACAGCGATTTCGGGACGAAGTGAAACGCTTCCAGGAGACCTATGGCATCAAGGTCACGATTCCCGATGCCACGATGGAGGCGAGCCGCGACCAGTTGCTCGCCGACCAGGACAAGGCCGAAGGCGATATCGATCTTCTGTCATCCGGCGGCAGCACGCTGCAGGCTCAGAACCTCCGCGCGCTGCTGACCGGGCCCCTGCGGCCGATGCTGCCGGAAGGCGACAAGCTGATCTATACGGTCGACGGATTTGATAATGGCGGCTACATGCCGGCATTCTGGGGGAATCAGACCTGCATCGCCTATGATCCGAAACGGATTTCGGACGATCATGTGCCGCGGACACTCGCGCAATTTTCCGACTTCCTGCGCGACAACCCCGGAATGTTCGGCTTCAATCTCGCCCGCGGCGGCTCGGGACCGAGTTTCTATACCGCTGTCATACGGGCCATGACACCCGATTTCGACTTTACTAATGCGTCGACCGAGCCGCAGCGCATGGCGCGCCTGAAGCCCGCTCTCGACTGGTTCGTGGCGCGCAAGGACAGCTTCGTCCTCACCGGCTCCAATGATGATAGCTTTGCGCGCCTGCGCAGCGGCGAGCTGGCCATTGCGCCGGTCTGGGAGGATGCGCTGATCACAATCAAGCGCGAAGGCCGCATCGCGGCGGATTTTCGCTGCTACGTGCCGGATTTCGGCATGGTCGGCGGCGGCAATGTTCTGTCTATCCCCGCCAATGCGAAGCACAAGGCGGCGGCACTGCTGCTTGTCCACTGGTTGACCAGTCGTGAGATCCAGGGCGATCTGGCGAGAATATTCGGCAGTATTCCGCAGCGCTCCGATGCGGCCTTCGCAGCCGGCATGCTGGATGATGCCGCGCGGCGGCGCAGCATCCCATGGTCCAACTTCACGCTTCAGCAAGCCATGGAAAAGGCGCTGGCTGCGGCGCTCACGAACTAGAACAGGTCCAGCAAAAAAAGTGTCAGCGGTATCCTGAATGTCAGCGGACGCTGGCGGACGAATGGCGCGACCCTTATGCCTGCAGGCGAGAGCCGTTTTTCGCCGTGGAATAGCGGCTGGAGAGGATCACACCGGCGAACCATCAGGCTTTGCTTTCGAAACGTTCAGAAATGCGTTAGAACGCAGACATGCTTGGAATAGTATTGGCAACCGCGTGACGACATCATCAGGCCTGTTTGTAACTTTCGAGGGCGGGGAGGGTGCCGGCAAGTCCACCCAGATCCGCCGGCTTGCGGACGCGCTGAAACGACGCGGCTATGAGGTCCTGGTGACGCGCGAACCGGGAGGCTCGCCGGGTGCGGAGGCTGTCCGGCATGTCCTTCTCTCCGGCGCCGCGCAGGAATTTGGCGTCCGCATGGAGGCCCTGCTGTTCGCCGCTGCCCGCAATGACCATGTCGAGGCCGTCATCCGTCCAGCGCTGGCCGCCGGCAAGGTGGTCCTGTGCGACCGCTTCATGGATTCCTCGCGCGTCTACCAGGGCATTACGGGCAATCTCGAATCGGGCTTCGTCGATGCCTTGGAACGCGTCGCCATCGACGGGCTGCGGCCCGACCTCACGCTGATCCTCGATCTGCCGGCAGAGACAGGGCTGGCGCGGGCGCGGCGGCGCAGCGACGAGGCGGGCGAGGGGGGCGCTCCCGACCGCTTCGAACGGGAGGAGCTGGAGGTGCATGAAATGCGCCGGCAGGCCTTTCTCGATATTGCCGCCGCCGACGGGGCTCGCTGCCGGGTGATCGATGCCGATCGGCCGCTGGAGGTCATTTCCGCCGATATCCTGGCGGCGGCCGAGGCAGTCCTGCCGGAACGGCACGAAGAGCCGGGCGAAGCGAACCAAGCCGATTGGGCGGCATCGGCGGAATGAGCGATCAGAGCCCCGGCACACTGGACGGCGCCATTGCGCCGCAAAGCAACCCGCACCTGTTCGGCCATCGCGAGGCCGAGGACTTTCTGGCCGGCTTCTATCGGTCCGGCCGCAGCCACCACGCCATCCTGATCGAGGGACCGGAGGGCATCGGCAAGGCGACGCTCGCCTTCCGCTTCGCCAATCACGTGCTGAGCCATCCCGATCCGGCCGGGGCGCCGGAGCATCTCGAAGATCCCGATCCCGCATCGCCGGCCAGCCGCCAGATCGCCTCCGGCGCATCGCATAACCTGCTGCATCTGACGCGGCCGGTCGACGAGAAGACCGGACGGCAGAAGACGGCGATCACCGTGGATGAGGTGCGCCGGGCAGGGCATTTCTTCTCCCAGACATCCGGCACCGGCAATTGGCGGATCGTCATCATCGATCCGGCCGACGACCTGAACCGGAATGCCGCCAATGCTATCCTGAAGATCCTAGAGGAGCCGCCCAAGCGTTCGCTCTTCCTGGTGCTCAGCCATGCGCCGGGCAAGCTCCTGCCGACGATCCGCTCGCGCTGCCTTCCCCTGAAGCTCGATCCGCTGTCACGGGAGGACCTGGCGCATGCGCTTTCGGCGCTCGGCCTGTCCTCGGATGGCGGCCGCACCTTCGAGGAGGCGCTGGGCTCTGCCGGTGGCAGCGTTGCGCAGGCGCTGAAGCTCTTGAATTATGGCGGTACCGAAATTGTCGCGGCCTTCGAAGAGGTGCTCGCCGGCGACGGTCCCAGCGCGCGCCGCGCCATGCACAGGCTGGCCGATGTGCTGGCCGGCAAGGACAATGACCTGATCTTCTCCTTCTTCCTCGATCATCTGCGCGATCACCTGATTGCGCGGGCAAGGACTGCCGCCATGGCCGGCGACCTGCCGCTTGCCGACCGGGTCTCGCGGCTCACCTCGGAAGTCACCGAGCGGATCAGCATTGCACAGGGCTATAATCTCGACCGCAAGCAGACAATCCTGTCGCTCCTCGAGGATGTGACTCGCTGAACCCTGTGCGTTTGCCGCGGGTGAGGGCGCTCCTGCCCCGGCGACGCAGATAAGCAGACTTGGATTGGCCTGCCAACGCTTCGTCCGTTTGGTTTATTGTTTTGACGCAGGTTCCGGTCGGAAAACCGTGGGACACTTTTCCGGAACCTGCTTAGCCACACGGAAACTTGCTGTTTCGCATCGCCAAAACTTGGTTTAAGACGCGGGCCAGAGCAATCGAACACGAACGGTAATGCTGGCCGAAATGTCCACAAAGACCCCCTACTACATCACGACCGCCATCTCCTATCCGAACGGCAAGCCACATATCGGCCATGCCTATGAACTGATCGCCACCGACGCCATGGCGCGGTTCCAGCGGCTTGACGGCAAGGATGTGTTCTTCCTCACCGGCACGGACGAACACGGGCAGAAGATGCAGCAGACGGCCCGCAACGAGGGCATCGCGCCGGAGGTTCTGGCGGAGCGCAATTCCAACGAATTCCGCGCCATGGGCAAGCTCCTGAACGCGTCGAACGACGATTTCATCCGCACGACGGAAGAGCGGCATCACCAGACGGTGCAGGCAGTGTGGAACCGCATGGCCGAACGCGGCGACATCTACAAGGACCGCTATTCCGGCTGGTATTCGGTCCGCGACGAAGCCTATTATCAAGAAGACGAAACGGAATTGCGCGCCGACGGCCTGCGCTATGGGCCGCAGGGCACGCCCGTCGAATGGGTCGAGGAGGAAAGCTACTTCTTCAGGCTCTCTGCTTATGAAGACAAATTGCTGAAGCTCTACGAGGATCAGCCCGATTTCATCGGCCCCAATGAGCGGCGCAATGAGGTGATCTCCTTCGTCAAGTCCGGCCTCAAGGATCTCTCGGTCTCCCGCACGACCTTCGACTGGGGCATCAAGGTGCCGAACGATCCGAAGCATGTCATGTATGTCTGGGTCGATGCGCTGACCAATTACATCACCGCCACCGGCTATGTGGAGGACAGGAACGGTCCGCGCGCCAAATACTGGCCGGCGGATGCGCATATTATCGGCAAGGATATCATCCGCTTCCACGCCGTCTACTGGCCGGCATTCCTGATGTCGGCGGACCTGCCGCTGCCGCGCCGCGTCTATGCCCACGGCTTTCTCCTCAACAAGGGGGAGAAGATGTCGAAATCGCTGGGCAATGTCGTCGATCCGGTCAATCTCGTGACGCATTTCGGGCTGGACCAGGTCCGTTACTTCTTCCTGCGCGAAGTGTCCTTCGGTCAGGATGGCAGCTATTCCGAAGAGGGGATCGCAACCCGCATCAATGCCGATCTCGCCAACGGCATCGGCAATCTCGCCTCGCGCTCGCTGTCGATGATTGCCAAGAATTGCGAGGGCAGGGTGCCGCAGCCGGGCGAGCTGACGGAGGCGGACAGGGCGATCCTCGCCACGGCGGATGAAGCGATTGCCGTCTGCCGCGAGGAAATGGGGCGCCAGCAGGTGCACAAGGCGGTGGCCGCGGTGATCAATATCGTCAACGAGGCAGACCGCTATTTTGCCGCGCAGGAACCTTGGGTGCTGCGCAAGACGGATGTGGCGCGCATGGGCACCGTGCTGTGGGTGACGGCGGAAGTGGTGCGGCAGATCGCCATCCTGTTTCAGCCGATCATGCCGGATTCCTCCGCCCGCATCCTCGATCTGGTGGCCGTCGATCCGCAACAGCGGACCTTTGCGAGCCTGGGTGAGGCGGGTCGCCTGACGCCGGGCACGGAACTGCCCGCGCCATCCCCGGTTTTTCCGCGCTATGTGGCGCCGGATCCGGACAAAGCCTGAGGACAGACATGCTGATCGATACGCATTGCCACCTGGACTTCGCCGATTTCGATGAGGAGCGGGACGAATTGGTGTTGCGCGCCCATCAGGCCGGTGTCGCGCAGATGGTGACGATCTCGACGCGGGTAAAAAAACTGCCGGCCCTTCTGGCGCTGACCGAGCGCTATCCCTCGGTTTTCTGCTCGGTGGGAACGCATCCCAACAATGCGGCGGACGAACTCGACGTGACAGCGGATGATCTTGTGCGCCTGGCCGAGAGCCACGACAGGATCGTCGCGATCGGCGAGGCGGGTCTCGATTATTTCTACGATACCCAGAGGCCGGAGGATCAGCAGGTCGGCTTCCGGCGTCACATCGAGGCTGCCCGCCGAACCCGTCTGCCGCTCGTCATTCACAGCCGCAGTGCCGACGAGGACATGATCCGCATCCTGACGGAGGAAAGCGGGAAGGGCACCTTCCCCTTCATCCTGCATTGCTTTTCCGCCGGACAGCAGCTGGCCGATGCCGGGGTTGCGCTCGGCGGCTATATCTCGTTTTCCGGCATTCTCACCTTTCCCAAATCCGAGGATATCCGTGCCATTGCCAGGACGGTTCCTCTCGACCGGCTACTGGTGGAGACGGATGCGCCCTATCTTGCGCCCAAGCGCTGGCGCGGCAAGCGCAACGAGCCGTCCTATGTCGTCAACACGGCCGAAGTGCTTGCCGAAACCCACGGCCTGTCCTTCGAGGACATGGCACGCATCACGACGGACAATGCCTTCCGCTGCTTTTCGAAAATGATCAGGATCTAGGCCTGTGCCCAGAGCAAGACGGCGCTTCACAATACTCGGTTGTTCTTCCTCTCCCGGCGTTCCGCGCCTGGACGGCGATTGGGGTGCCTGCGATCCGTCTAATCCCCGCAACCGGCGACTGCGGGCAGCGCTTCTGGTGGAGCAGATCGCAGCCGACGGCGCCAAGACCACCGTCGTGATTGATACCGGACCGGATTTCCGCGAGCAGATGATCGCCGCCGGCGTGACGCGCATCGACAGCATTCTTTTCACCCATGCCCATGCCGACCACCTGCACGGGATCGATGATGTGCGCGGCTATTTCCACGCGCAGCGGATGCGCATTCCCATCTATGCCGATCTCTTCACCATGAACCGGATCCGCCAGGGCTTCGGCTACTGCCTGGAAACGCCGCCGGGCGGCAATTACCCGCCGATCGTCGAGCCCAGGCTGATCAAGGATCTCTCGGTGCCGATCCGGGTCGAGGGTCCGGGTGGCGTCATCGAATTCCAGGCCCATCAACAGCAGCACGGGGATATCGGATCGCTGGGCTTCCGCATCGGCGATGTGGCCTATTGCACGGATGTCAGCGATTTTCCCGCGCAAGCCATCGAGGCGCTGCGCGGCCTCGATGTCTTGATCATCGATGCCTTGCAGTATAGGCCGCATCCGAGCCATCTGTCGCTCGAGCAGGCTTTGGTGTGGATCGACCGTCTGTCGCCGAAACGGGCCATCCTGACACATATGCATATTCCGCTGGATTACCAGGCGGTGATGGACGAGACGCCGGAGCATGTCCAGCCGGCCTATGACGGGCTGACGATCGAGGTGGATGTGTGACACCTCGGACCGCGGCCACTTGCGCCAGAGCGGCAGGCCGCTACGCAGGATCAGCTAAATTGAACTTCAGAGGCCAAGCGAGCAGCTGGCCACAAGGCGCTGTAGTTCCTCAATACAGGCACTAGTTCCATAATCTACCTTATGTGACTTTAGGATTGGCCCGACCGATCGCTCTTGTGAGATACGCGAGCCGATCCCTCGCCCCGTCTCGACGCCCGCCGCTGACCGGGCGCTGCGCCATAAACCCGTCGGTCAATGCCTGGCAAGCTTTCGGCAGACCGCCGAGGCACTGCAGCCTCAGATCCCCGGCGCGGCTGGTGCGACATAATGGAAATAGGCCCAGGCGGCAGCCAGCCCGACAAGGATAATGAGAATGGCCAGCGGCTTGCCCATCCACGGCGGTCTCTGTCCGGGTGGCCGCGTTTGTTTCGGTGGTGGAGCGGGCTTGCGCTTCTCGAATTTGATGACGTTGTTCATAGACATTCCATGGCAGATTCGGCCTGATACTGCCTACAGCATAATGACCTCGACCGGAATCGCCTCGTCGTCAGATTTCCGCAGCGTGCCTCCCGGACATTAGGTCAGAGCCATAGGCGGCCCGTGTCCGATGCATTGGATCTTCCGCCCTGCAGCCTGTGGCGGGACAGAGTTTCTCACGGCCCGCATCCCCGGCAGCGCAACCCTGATCAAAGGCCAGAAGGTGTTGGAATTGCGGCAAAATTTCGTCTGTAACCGGTCTGTTGCCTCACGCAGATGTCACCGTAGAACCACAAAATCTAGGTTTTTCAGTGGACTTTTGAACGTTTCGACTATATGTAGCTGGGTGTGGCGCAGATGTCGCCGGTTCGGCGGGCCTCTTGCGCTTGTCATTATTCAGCTGCGGTTTTTCAAGGGCTTCCCGCCCTCGCGGCTCCATCAGCTAGACACTTGCGGCGCCAGCGCCGCGCGATGAAAATCAGATCGTGTTCTCCCGGGTGCCGATGGCATGCGGTGACGAACCTTTCGCTAGAAAAGGAGCGTTCTCTGGCTGACGAGCCGGAGGCTTGATCATATATGGCTATGACAACTGAAACAGACGCTGCGGCTTTGCCCGCAACGCCCAAGATCAGTCTGAAATCCGTTTTCAAAGTATTTGGCGAGCGGCCGGACAAGGCTCTCGAACTTTATCGATCCGGCAAGTCGAAGGCCGAGGTCCATACCGAAACCGGCAATTCCATTGGTGTCGTCGACGCCACGTTCGACATCTATCCCGGCGAGATCTTCGTGATCATGGGCCTGTCCGGCTCCGGGAAATCCACCTTGCTGCGCCTCCTCAACCGCCTCATCGAGCCCACTGCCGGCACCATTGCCGTGGATGGAGAGGATATCACCCGAATGTCGCGGGCCGAGCTGATCGCGCTGCGTCGGCGCGATATCAGCATGGTCTTCCAGTCATTCGCCCTGCTTCCCAATCGCACTGTTTTAAACAATGCCGCTTTCGGGCTTGAAGTCGCCGGCATGGGCGAGGAAGAGCGGCATAAGCGCGCCCTCGCCGCCCTCGAAGCTGTGGGCCTTGCCGGCTATGCCGAAAGCCGCCCGGACGAGTTGTCCGGCGGCATGAAGCAGCGCGTCGGCCTGGCGCGTGCCCTGGCGAGCGAACCGACAGTGCTCCTGATGGACGAAGCCTTTTCTGCTCTGGATCCGCTGATCCGCACGGAAATGCAGGATGAGCTTGTGCGGCTCCAATCCGAACACAGCCGCACCGTCGTCTTCGTCAGCCATGACCTGGACGAGGCGATGCGGATCGGCGACAGGATCT is a window encoding:
- the metG gene encoding methionine--tRNA ligase; amino-acid sequence: MSTKTPYYITTAISYPNGKPHIGHAYELIATDAMARFQRLDGKDVFFLTGTDEHGQKMQQTARNEGIAPEVLAERNSNEFRAMGKLLNASNDDFIRTTEERHHQTVQAVWNRMAERGDIYKDRYSGWYSVRDEAYYQEDETELRADGLRYGPQGTPVEWVEEESYFFRLSAYEDKLLKLYEDQPDFIGPNERRNEVISFVKSGLKDLSVSRTTFDWGIKVPNDPKHVMYVWVDALTNYITATGYVEDRNGPRAKYWPADAHIIGKDIIRFHAVYWPAFLMSADLPLPRRVYAHGFLLNKGEKMSKSLGNVVDPVNLVTHFGLDQVRYFFLREVSFGQDGSYSEEGIATRINADLANGIGNLASRSLSMIAKNCEGRVPQPGELTEADRAILATADEAIAVCREEMGRQQVHKAVAAVINIVNEADRYFAAQEPWVLRKTDVARMGTVLWVTAEVVRQIAILFQPIMPDSSARILDLVAVDPQQRTFASLGEAGRLTPGTELPAPSPVFPRYVAPDPDKA
- a CDS encoding TatD family hydrolase, which gives rise to MLIDTHCHLDFADFDEERDELVLRAHQAGVAQMVTISTRVKKLPALLALTERYPSVFCSVGTHPNNAADELDVTADDLVRLAESHDRIVAIGEAGLDYFYDTQRPEDQQVGFRRHIEAARRTRLPLVIHSRSADEDMIRILTEESGKGTFPFILHCFSAGQQLADAGVALGGYISFSGILTFPKSEDIRAIARTVPLDRLLVETDAPYLAPKRWRGKRNEPSYVVNTAEVLAETHGLSFEDMARITTDNAFRCFSKMIRI
- a CDS encoding MBL fold metallo-hydrolase — its product is MPRARRRFTILGCSSSPGVPRLDGDWGACDPSNPRNRRLRAALLVEQIAADGAKTTVVIDTGPDFREQMIAAGVTRIDSILFTHAHADHLHGIDDVRGYFHAQRMRIPIYADLFTMNRIRQGFGYCLETPPGGNYPPIVEPRLIKDLSVPIRVEGPGGVIEFQAHQQQHGDIGSLGFRIGDVAYCTDVSDFPAQAIEALRGLDVLIIDALQYRPHPSHLSLEQALVWIDRLSPKRAILTHMHIPLDYQAVMDETPEHVQPAYDGLTIEVDV
- the proV gene encoding glycine betaine/L-proline ABC transporter ATP-binding protein ProV, which translates into the protein MAMTTETDAAALPATPKISLKSVFKVFGERPDKALELYRSGKSKAEVHTETGNSIGVVDATFDIYPGEIFVIMGLSGSGKSTLLRLLNRLIEPTAGTIAVDGEDITRMSRAELIALRRRDISMVFQSFALLPNRTVLNNAAFGLEVAGMGEEERHKRALAALEAVGLAGYAESRPDELSGGMKQRVGLARALASEPTVLLMDEAFSALDPLIRTEMQDELVRLQSEHSRTVVFVSHDLDEAMRIGDRICIMQDGAVIQVGTPDEIVMNPANDYVRSFFRNVDVSQVFKAGDVARQTQVTIIERQGVSAAAALERMKSYDRDYAIILGRDRSYHGIVSRTSLIEKLRDKDPDPYRSAFLSDVEAISSDEPLANVLGRVASSPWPVPVIDGKRRYVGSISKSALLETLDRAS